The sequence acaaacacacacgcgtacaAAGAGGCAATAAATTCAGTGATTGCTGGTGTGATAATGTCGAGAGTCTCTTTAGACGAGTGATGAAGGGTAAAGATACGCCCCCCCCGCTAACGGCCTGGTGCTGGTACCAATGGCCAATCGCCATGGAGACCAAGGAGGGGCCGGACCAGGACAAGAGGCTGCGTTATTAAGAaacacttgcccccccccctccccccgtttcGCCCCTCTTCATTTACAGTAAAGCTGCATCAATGATGTCACAATGTGGAGTTATGACATCATAAAATGGATGtaaaaatcaatcattttaCGGCCTCTTTGTAGCGACGAGCTTCTGTTACCACCTCCGTTTTATTGTTCTCTGCCACGCCTCCAAACGTCACACCTGTGGGTGTGGCCTCTTGGACTCCAGAACCGGTCCCTGTTTGCATTTGGACCTCCTGAACTTTTAAACAAACATGATGTTTAAAGTTGTGTTGTGTTCACGAATGATGCCTCGGGTCACATGTCTGAAATGTGCAGCCCTATTGGCTCTGGTGGAAAGCACAGCGTCCGATTCAGAGGTGTGGTGCGGTTGCTAGGCAACAAGGAGACATTCCAGATTTTTCTTTGTCTAATTAAAGATAAATATAAAGATAGAAGAAGACCAGGAGTTGCTTAAAAGTTTAATTCTTGTgataaaaatctttttttttttggtccattGTTCATTTTAGTTTCATTATTTGGGGCAAAAATCAACATTTGTTAAAAACTTAAATTTAGAAACGCTAATTAAAACGTATTTTCCATCAGTGCAAATCGGGACTCTTTGGCTTCCTGGTCGGTCTGCAGGAATGTTGAAAGCTCTGCCGGCGCGTGTGTGTAacagctgaacacacacacacacacgcacacacacacacacacacacacacacacacacacacacacacacgcacacacacacactgagtgtGTCTGGCTGTGGCCTCGAGTTTTTAACAGaggggagaggaaagaggagtgaTGGAGGTAGAAgtgtagaggaggaggagaggatatagaaaagggagaggaggagagagggagaggaggagagggggaggagaggaggagagggggaggaggagagggggaggaggagagggggaggaggagaggagggccgatggatgaatggaggaaCCCCAGCAGTGCTTGGACAGCAAATTATTTGCAGAGCTACAGATTTCCAGGCTGCCTTGTtggccttcctgcctgtctgtcagtgtgtgtgtgtgtgtaggtgtgtgcgtgtgtgtgtgtgtgtgtgtgtgtgtgtgtgtgtgctcctcctcTATTTAAAATCTGCTTGAGGATGCAGAAGTGCAGGAAGAAAGCGTCGTCTCTCTTTTCCTTGAGCTTCACTTCACCTCCACTTCCCGTCCGTCCTGCTGCGCACCACGACTGTCCTcctctcccatgatgcatctgtcCTTCCTGCCACGCTCACAAACCCGTGGCGCCCTTCAGCTCCATTGTTGAATGAAACAATAGCTACTTGTTGATCACCTCCGTCCTAATGTGACGCTTCcttttgctgcttctgcttTACAAAGATCATAATAACGGAAATATTctgacacgcccccccccctcaggtacGTCCACGCCCTCTATCTGGGCGCCCAGAGCAGCTGGCACAGCAACGGGCCCCGGCGCCACTTCCACTGGCGGCTGATGTTTGAGAGCGCTGACATCACCATGCTCCGCCTCCTCGAAGCCTTCCTGAAGTCGGCTCCGCAGCTCGTCCTCCAGCTGAGCATCATGATCCATGGAGGCGCTGTGCTCCCTCTGCAGGGTGAGACGGATCAATACATGTTCAGGAGCATTGTGGATAACCATCCAAATAAAGCGGGTCAATCAGAGGACCGAGAACAGATCCTTGAGGAACTCCAAAGCTACTTTTTACCACACAAGGACATGTAATGGTGTTTTTATGTAATACGAGACGAATGTCATCAACTGTTTGCTGCTACCTCTGATGGAGCAGAGACGCCtcagatccagatcagatccagatcagatccagatcagatccagatctgAAACGCTTTGGACGTGTGTGCAGCTCTTCTGCTCAGATCTGGATTCCTTGGTGTTCATGGCTGCTTTAGGGCTGCTTTATTAGTACGCGTGAATATTTCATGATTTAAAGAGCTTGCAGCGGGCTTGACGGTTAGctttagcgttagcgttagcgtgaGGTTGATCATTTAATTCAAGATGAGGCTGATTCGGGTCTGTCTGATGACCTTCCTGTTTTATTCAGCGTGTTTGTCGTTGACGTTCTATCCTGAGCTCCTCACAGCGACGTCATTTTAAAACGCGCTTTTAGCATCGTAGCATTGTTTGTTTACATCGAGAAAACAAATCTTTATACCAAACATAGGGTTGATATTCAGGTGAATTGTTTTTGCtgttataaatattattatgtCAGTCCTAGTCATTTAAGTATGATGTTTTAAAATGGAAACGCTGCTTTTCAAAGTAGAacttacattacatttacagaaTACGACTGAGACGGAACTACGACTTAACAGCAGTTAATGTCGCAACAGGAAAATGTGAAACCTAAAACGACTACGACGTCGCTCCAAATTAAAAGTCTTTCATTCCCTTTTGATGCACGGAGACAATTTCCTGGTTTAATATCCACAGGCTTGGTTATAATGTCATGTATTATAGGCAGGGAAACGACTCTCACCCGTCCTTTTATGGGGCATAAAAGGAGTAAAGGAAACGCTGTGGAGCATCAAAAGGGAGAAGAAGGCTTGTTTAATGATAAACTAAAGGATCCAGAGTCTCAGGCATCGGGGTATTGTCCATTTCCCTTGATTTAGGACGATGgctaaccgccccccccccccccgtcgtccTGCCTCCCCAGGTCTCTCAGCCTCCGCCTCCCTGGTCTCGTTGGCCTGGATGATCGCCTCCTACCAGAAGGTCCTGCGGGACTCCCGTGATGACAAGCTGCCCATGTCCTACAAGGCCGTCATCACCCAGATGCTGTGGCACTTCTTCACCATCGGGGCGAGGACCGTGGCCTTCGCCCTCTTCGCCTCCGTCTTCCAGCTCTACTTCGGGATATTCATCGTCAGCCACTGGTGCGCCGCGCGGCCTGCCACGCAGCCGTTCACAATGATTAGCCGAAACGACCCCCCCCGTCTGAATGATTAGCCACTCACGGTGCTCTTTATCGGCTTCCAGGTGTGTCATGACTTTCTGGATCATCCAAGGCGAGACGGATTTCTGCATGTCCAAGTGGGAGGAAATCATCTACAACATGGTGGTGGGCATCATCTACATCTTCTGCTGGTTCAACGTGAAGGAGGGCCCGAGCCGCTTCCGCATGACCGTCTACTACTCCGTGACGCTGGCCGAGAACGTGGCGCTGACGGCGGCTTGGTACACCTACCGCGGCCCCCACACCTCCGACTCCTCCGCCCTGGTGGTGGTGTGCCTGGTGGCCTGCAGCTTCGCCCTGGGAACCTTCTTCATGCTGGTTTACTACTGCTGGCTGCACCCTGACGGCCCTGTTTTGAATTCCCAGTGGGCGGGTTgcgtggatgagggggcggtGGGGGCAGGAGGGGTGGCGGGAGTGATTGACGCTTGTCTCACTCCGTCCCAAGGCTCCCAAACAGACATGGTGATTACCAGTCCTCCGAGGACTCTCCCGAGGACTAAAGACACTGGGGAGGCAGCGCCCGGGGAACGCGACAGGGACAGTTGTCTGCCCATATTCCAAGTGCGTCCCTCCCCGTCCTCTTCTCCTGCACTCCTTCACCGGACCTCCTCCACGTCCCGTGCGCTGGAGGGACCCGTCATCCGAATCGACCTCCCTAGAAAGCGATACCCGGCCTGGGACGCGCATTTTATCGATCGCCGCCTTCGCAAGACCATTCTGCTCCTGGAGACCACGTCCGCCGTCAGCCCCCGGATACAGTACAGAAGTAGCATGATGGGCAGCAAAGAGGTATTAGAATACGAGACGACTGTCTAAGCAGCGGTCCTGATGCAAGGCTCAGCCTGAGATTAGGCCTCTTCCCaggactacccccccccccccaggagaggcATGGAAGGGATGCGATGTGGCAACTCCTCTCAGGAAGAGAGGCCGTCAGAACTtgattgtaaaatgtaaagagCAATCTGGGACcaaggctcccccccccccccccgttaaggTACAGTCTGGGCGCAAGTAGCATTAATGAGCCGTGGGACGTAAGGGGAAAATCCTTTCCTTTTCTAAAAGCGTGGCGGTTTGGGATTTTCGTTAGGAGCGTTAACTTTAGCTTCCTCTTGCACGGACAGAAGGCGGAGCAAAAGCAAGTGAAGCTGTCTGAGATCTTTGAGGAACAGTCTGCTGCGTGGACTTGAGCCGCAGACCCTGGAGACGGAACCGGGCTGCTAGAGTTTGCACCGGACATGCAATCATCATGTGGGCTGCTAACCTGACTCGGGTGGAACGTAGCGACCCGGGTCACGGGACATCCAGACGCCGCGGCCAGCTTCGGTTCTCTTCTGGGACCTGGGATGCATCTCAGAGGTTAGATCAGGTTTAAGTTCGTATTTCATTGAGGCAAGACAAAAGTGTAGAATGAAAATATGAATGAGACGAATATTTAGATGTCTAGAAAGCGACTGACTGTGCAGTCAACAGGAACACATTTCGTTTTGGGTGGGCtataattaacatttattatctTCGGTGCCATCTGGCGTCCGTGAAGGTTGCATGTCCTACACAAACTTTGGCAACTGTCCTCAAAGGATCCTGTCTGTTACGTCTAAAGAGAGACATCGTCTCATTCTTTACGACAAAGTTCATAAAATGTAGAGGCGCGCTGCAGAACAGCCGCTGTTTGCGTCCCAGCTGTCCCTCCCCACTCGAGAAaggaaagacacaaaacaatccGGACTGGAAGTACGGCGATGAAGTGGGAGACTTCTGCAGAGGCTACAAGCATATGGTatgctgtacccccccccccccacaaacaggCCTGTACAGTCGAATCATTCAGATGTACGCGAGTATTATAAGCTGTAGCTGTTAGCTGATGAGACTCTAAACGTTGTCCACGTTGCTTGGAATATTTAGCACACGGGGGGCATCATGAGCAAACTGTTATGATGTGGAAACGTATTCCAGAGTTTGGGAAGGCCAGCAGATGAAAACCAACGACTGGAAGGATCTCCAATGTCGAGATGTGGAAGCGCAGACAACGAACGCTCGGAGATGCAAAGCGCCAGCGCAGGTTAGCCTGAAGTTACGGTTCGAGATGATGCTTAATAAATGAAACCATTTGGAcaaggaagtgacatcatcagtagaaaaaaaaatgagttgATAAGGACTGATGAGAAAttctctttgctgctgttgcgatgcccccccccccgaaagcgGCCAAGTTCACAGGGAGCAGTGGCTCTCAGGTGTGTCCAGCAACCGGAGGAAGGTAGACGGTCTCATAAAGACCAGGTCAGCAACCAGACCCGAAGGCAAAGACGATTAGCTCCAGCGCTAGCTCCTGTCCTCATTTGGAACAGATCTTCTTGTGCAGTCTGTCTTTGGAGGAGACTTTATCTTTTACAGCCCGTCGGGCTAGTCGGTGCGTTTTAAGGTGTTTTGATTTGGAAACGTATAAATGACTATTGTCGTGGTTTTAGACTGCTGAGGATATTTTTCAGGCATGCCACGGACGCATTACGTTGATGACATTCCCTTTGCTATCCCAGTTCATCCCAAAGAGCATGTTCATTGAAAGACGTCTGAAGATGCATCGAGCTTAATGATGGGCTAGCACTAGCGATGGATGCAACTAATATTTAAAGCCAAGCAACATTTAGAAGATCGCAGTGATCAGGGGTTCGCGATCCACAGTCGACTGGCAcgagcacaaaaaaaaatcaatatacAGTGGCACAGTTTAAAATAACAAGGGTGTTTAGAGAATAGTTTTGATGAAGCATGACAAACAGCATCTTTTCGAAGCTGGCATCAACACGGAAATTCAAAATGTGACAATGTTTATAGTGTAAAAACCGATGAAGAGCACGCGTTTCCTCCAGAAGCCTGTTGGACATGATTTAATGACAGATGAGAAGTTTTCAGTCGGGATAACTTTCATTTCCAGCAGGTCGTGTTAGCTAACGTTGCTAAACTGTAGGCTAAACCTGCCCTTTTATTGCTTTTACACAACCAATGAAATATCAACATGTCGTGCCGTGCCACGCCCCGGTCCCAGGCCTTGATCCTGCAGGGGGCACGATGACGATGAGACGACTGTTGACTGTATTCTTCTGTAGccgttttattttgacattataGTTCTGTGTTCTGAAAGTTCGGCTAATGTTTCACTGATCTCCAAATGATCAGCGATTGAAAGGATAACAGGAGGAAAATTCTGAGACATCAGGTCCTGTTTCAGCTTAACGTAACCCTAAAAGACCATTAAGCTAGCAGCTGAGGCTGGTAACGTTAGCATTCGACCTCTCCTAGCTATACTCTGATAGCGTTGCACACGCAGTGAATCAACTCTGGGACGTTTTAGACTTGTTTGTTCCAGCCTGGAAGTAAAACACGTATGTAATCTGTATGAACATTGCACAGGGACACGTGTAACTCTATCCAGTAATAGTTAGCCAGGGTGTGGTTGAATTAAAGCATTAGCAGCTCGTACCTGCTGCTAGCtagacgtgtgtttgttttttacttttcagtTCCTGTTTGCGCtagcctgtgtttgtgtttgagaagGCTCAATAATTCCTGCTTGACAACGGAAGAAACCTCACTTTGGATAAACTTGTGTCTCTTCTGCAGGAAACTGTTATTTTAACTCAAGGGAGAAATAAACAACCAGGAATACCGATTAGAAATGATTCTGGGCCGCGCTCGACCGGAACGTTTGGATGTTGGTACGACAGGAAAGTCACTGCTAAGCTAATGGTGCTGAAAACGACtctacatcaactctgattatGTCACGTGGAACATGATTGGCTAATGTACAGATCAACCGGCCAATCACGGGACGAAGGCGAGTCAAATATTCCGGGCGACGACCCAGTCCGTCGTCGTTGAGGTGTTGcgctgaaaatatatatatcgaCTTGaacaaataatgttaaaaagTACAATGAGTGTCAAAActcatttcctcttttattAATTGAAGtaattatgtttatttatttttgtatttgttttctatCTATGTATCTATTGTTTATTCACTTGGTGGCCATGTCTTTGGTATGATTCTTATATTAAGATGTAAAAactcgttgttttttttactcattctatatatctatatacCAGCGTGGCGCTATACTaggacgtgtgtgtgcgtgtgcgtgtgtgtgtgtgtgtgtgttggtgtgtatgtacagtatgtacagtatgtatgtttcctttttttataaTGCTGCTTAAACATCTTCTGcgtgaatgaaaataaaaaaacaaaccagtgGTGAAAATATCTATGACGCTGTTAAAAAAGAACTCAAGCTGTGCTGATAACTGTAGATGGGAACAAAACTGTAGTAAAGATGGCCGACGGCCCCAGAAGTAAACTGCTGCCCGTGTTTTCTGTTGGCGGTGCGAGAATTAAACATTTCAGTTCGGGGTAATATTCCACATTCAGGGGTTCAGTTCGGAACTGCAGCTTTCCTGCCTTCCTATCTCTGAATACTACATTACCCATGAGCCTCGTGAAACTTACCGTCACAAAGCTCCCTCTGGCATTGGTGGTCCAGCGGGATTTaaagctctctgattggctgtttcttACCACAGGATGCTTGGAGGGTTTTCCAGGTGTGGCGTCggagggggggcggagcttctccccaccctcttcctcctgtttcctgtcttttcctcttgAGGCAACAATGAGGTGGTTTgatctctccatccctccatcctgaGGATTTGTTGCGACAGCATCCAAACAAGAtgctcctcttttctcttctttatttttcggTCCAGttcctccccctcttctcttcttATAGAGGGGGAGGACGGCGGCTGAAAGACGCTCCATGTTTCTATCCCTCTGTTTGggctttctttctcttttttaatcgTATCAGTCCTCcatgtgtttcatttcatccttTACATCATCTcttcttcccttttcttttcttcccacactcgaatgtgtgtgtgtgtgtgtgtgtgtgtgtgtgtgtgtgtgtgtgtgtgtttgttttttggtcagGATTTCAGGATCATTACCGCCACCTACTGGACTGGAGTGGGGAACGATAGCCGAACTCTCtttgcttcctgtgtgtttgtgtgccccgcCCCTTCACCTGCGTGtcattagccccgccccctgaatgtgaccttttcctctgttcTTTTGGGCCggtttgtgttctgtgtctgtgttgttgtggttttttgGCTGCCTTCTCGTTTCTTAAAACCTTTTTCAGGCCTGCCGTTCCTCTCTTCCATCTCtccgttcctcctcttctttccttcaGCTTGTCTTCATTTCAAGTCTGCCACCCTGTGGCCAAGCCTGCTCACTGCAGCTGAGGACATCAGCATCAGAGCAGCTTCTGTGGGTTTATGGTGAATAAAAACTGAAGGATAACGTTTTTATCTCAGACAGCAAAGTATCAGGTTTACGCCTGGATAAACTCCAAAGTCGCTTTGAAAACATGTTCTTTAGTCTCTTTATCCTCTGAGgttgtccctgtccctgtccctgtctctgtccctgtccctgtccctgtctctgtccctgtccctgtccctgtccctgtccctgtccctttTTATTCACGCATCTTTCTCCTCCATCGCCGACCGTGGAGACAGAAGGCTGATGGGGGCTTTatggggggtgtgtgtgtttgtgtaggtgtgtgtgtgtgagtgtgtgtgtgtgtgtgtatgggtgtgtgtgtgtgtgtgtgtgtgtgtgtgtgtgtgtgcgtgtgtgtgtgtgtgtgtgtgtgtgacagtgtaATCAGTGTAAACAGGTCTTATCAGTCTCTGGTGGAGTTTCCTTTTGGACAGGAAAAGGGCTTCCTCTGCTTCCcattctgttgtgtgtgtgtgtgtgtgtgtgtgtgtgtgtgtgtgtgtgtgtgtgcatgtgtgcgtgtgtgtgtgtgtgtgtaggtgtgtgtgtgtccaggaggGGTCTGAAAGGAACAATCAGTatagaaagagaagaagaatgaagcAGACAGACGGAGGGGACGATGGACAGAACGACtgagggaaagacaggaggACCACAAAGGACAGGCTGAAGCCGGCGGCGTGccaccaggaccagaaccaggacttGGCTGATCCACTACAGAACCGCCATTGGAGGGAGGATGAGCCACGATGGACTATGAACCCAAGAAACTCAAGAAGGTAAGGTTCTTCCTGTTCCGTCTCTGGGTCGGAACATTTGACTTTTCGTCCCGCTGGGGGTTTGGACCTGATCGGAGCCGAAGGACCCGGTCGGTGTTTCAGGAGCTAGCGGCTAGCCTCAAAGCTTAGCGTTAGCTGCCGTCCTGAATGGTCTGCTCCAacgtgatgacgtcatcgaGGACTCGCTGTGACCTTCCGGCTGGCGTCGGTGCCGCGAGACGAATCTCTGTGTCCCACGTGTCCCCCCCCAGGCTTTTGTCTCTCCGATCAAGCGGTTTGTCTGGCCCAAATCCGGCCGCAGGTCGGCGGAACGAGGCGCCGCGTGCCGGCGGCCGCTGCACACCGTCCCCCTTTACCCGCCGGACTACCTCATCCACCCCGAGAGGCTCATCTTCGACTACGTAGAGAAGGAGGTCAAGGTAGAACCGCGCCTCCTCAGGTGAGCTGCGATTGGATCGCCTGCTGACCAGCTGACGTGTCGCCGTAGATCCTCGGTCACCTGACCTGGGTGTCGGTCTCTCTGAATCCGTCCAGCCGAGACGAGCTGCTGCAACTTCTGGACGCCGCCAGGGTGAGGAATGAAAcaaatcaatgatcaatgatcaatgatcaataacGGTGTGtggtcagcagcagctgaaggtgcTGCCGCTGACGACCAGCGTGGACCAGGACTGCATCCTGAGCCTGTCCGCCCGCTGCCTGCTGCTCACCTGGAGGGACAACGAGAAGCTGCTGATGAGGATTCCCACGCACCAGATGGCCGCCGCCTCCTACCTGAGAGACGACGCCCTGCACCTGCTGGTCCTCAAAACAGGTGGGGTGGCGGCGGTCgctatgctaatgttagcacagCACGCTAATCCACGCGTGTCTTCCCACAGGGCTAAACGTGGACACAGTGGTCGCCGGGGACGACAGCCTGGACAGGAAG is a genomic window of Brachionichthys hirsutus isolate HB-005 chromosome 2, CSIRO-AGI_Bhir_v1, whole genome shotgun sequence containing:
- the xkr7b gene encoding XK-related protein 7, which encodes MAAKSDGAAASAEDDSAPRSVSEQGPPAAPAALLDCCWVLCALLVFFSDGATDLWLAADYYLRGDRWWFGLTLVFVVVPSAVVQVLSFRWFVYDYSELSGGDGAASCSGTGAAGAAGAAGAAAAAAAESTLSTKDSDQRGVCAAAGNAAHATAVSASSAPPATPATPGAAGSPRRCCTGCMWVFQTALHVLQLGQVWRYVHALYLGAQSSWHSNGPRRHFHWRLMFESADITMLRLLEAFLKSAPQLVLQLSIMIHGGAVLPLQGLSASASLVSLAWMIASYQKVLRDSRDDKLPMSYKAVITQMLWHFFTIGARTVAFALFASVFQLYFGIFIVSHWCVMTFWIIQGETDFCMSKWEEIIYNMVVGIIYIFCWFNVKEGPSRFRMTVYYSVTLAENVALTAAWYTYRGPHTSDSSALVVVCLVACSFALGTFFMLVYYCWLHPDGPVLNSQWAGCVDEGAVGAGGVAGVIDACLTPSQGSQTDMVITSPPRTLPRTKDTGEAAPGERDRDSCLPIFQVRPSPSSSPALLHRTSSTSRALEGPVIRIDLPRKRYPAWDAHFIDRRLRKTILLLETTSAVSPRIQYRSSMMGSKEVLEYETTV